A window of Mangifera indica cultivar Alphonso chromosome 11, CATAS_Mindica_2.1, whole genome shotgun sequence contains these coding sequences:
- the LOC123228886 gene encoding jacalin-related lectin 3-like — protein MSLEEGEKKPIAVGPWGSQSGVHWDDGVYTTVRQLVITHGAGIDSIQIEYDKKGSPVWSGKHGGNGGSKLDKVMLEYPDEFLTSVHGHYGSINDWGVVCVRSLTFQSNRKTYGPFGIEQGTYFSFPMTGGKIVGFHGRSGWYLDAIGIYLKPLQNKNSSKTLVKSQSFLTNGSDKVGYSLVQGSVGESYDIVLAVKQKDSFGANHLSTIPSRQSSSTSTDSSSDDDNKTKNNKMRGNDNLRSVDKLPIKVNGVSSYGPWGGSGGTMFDDGTFTGVRQINLSRNVGIVYIRVCYDRDGQAVWGSKHGGTGGFRNDRVIFDYPYEILTHITGTYGPLMYMGPNIIKSLTFHTTKGKHGPFGEEQGPSFIHKMNEGKIVGFHGKEGLFLDAIGVHMREGKVTPQLHPVSSAINQSEGPIAEIDNPQWSNKLLVAKRGATEEVACGLIKEPAPFGPGPWGGDGGRPWDDGVFSGIKQIFVTRADAIHSIQIEYDRNGQSVWSIKHGGNAGSFTHRIKLEYPHEVLNCLSGYYGPVSSDGKSKVLKSLTFYTSRGKYGPFGEEVGTYFTSTTTEGKVVGFHGRSSNYLDAIGVHMQHWLGNNQRTTRSFFKFLN, from the exons ATG AGTTTGGAGGAAGGTGAGAAGAAACCAATAGCAGTTGGACCATGGGGAAGTCAAAGCGGCGTTCATTGGGATGATGGAGTTTATACAACAGTGAGGCAGCTGGTGATAACACATGGAGCTGGCATTGATTCCATCCAGATTGAATATGATAAGAAAGGAAGCCCAGTTTGGTCAGGTAAACATGGAGGAAATGGGGGCAGTAAGTTAGACAAG GTTATGCTTGAGTACCCTGATGAGTTCCTAACTTCAGTCCATGGACACTATGGTAGCATAAACGATTGGGGAGTGGTGTGTGTCAGATCACTAACTTTCCAGAGTAACAGAAAAACATATGGACCGTTTGGAATTGAGCAAGGAACATATTTTTCCTTCCCAATGACTGGAGGCAAGATTGTCGGGTTCCACGGCAGGAGTGGCTGGTATTTAGATGCTATTGGAATATATCTAAAGCCTCTTCAGAATAAAAATTCCTCCAAAACTCTTGTTAAGTCACAAAGTTTTCTTACTAATGGATCTGATAAAGTTGGCTACTCACTTGTACAAGGGAGTGTGGGTGAAAGCTACGACATAGTTCTGGCTGTAAAGCAAAAGGATTCTTTTGGTGCCAATCACCTATCAACCATCCCCTCAAGGCAGAGTTCTAGTACTTCTACAGACTCCTCCAGCGATGATgataacaaaaccaaaaataataag ATGCGTGGAAATGACAACCTGCGTAGTGTGGACAAACTTCCCATAAAAGTGAATGGTGTATCATCATATGGACCCTGGGGTGGCAGTGGTGGAACGATGTTTGATGATGGAACTTTTACAGGTGTTAGACAAATTAATTTATCGCGCAATGTTGGGATTGTTTATATAAGAGTTTGCTATGATCGTGATGGGCAAGCTGTGTGGGGAAGCAAACATGGCGGCACTGGTGGATTTAGAAATGACAGG GTGATCTTTGATTATCCATATGAAATATTAACACATATAACAGGCACCTATGGGCCTTTGATGTACATGGGACCAAATATCATCAAGTCACTTACCTTCCACACTACCAAAGGGAAGCATGGGCCATTTGGTGAAGAACAAGGACCCTCCTTCATCCACAAAATGAACGAAGGCAAAATTGTTGGATTCCATGGAAAAGAGGGTTTATTCTTGGATGCTATTGGTGTGCATATGAGGGAAGGAAAAGTAACACCGCAGTTGCATCCTGTTTCTAGTGCAATTAACCAAAGTGAAGGACCTATAGCCGAGATTGATAATCCTCAATGGTCTAACAAACTTCTAGTTGCAAAGCGAGGAGCAACCGAAGAA GTTGCATGTGGGTTGATAAAAGAACCAGCTCCATTTGGACCAGGTCCTTGGGGTGGAGATGGAGGGAGACCATGGGATGATGGGGTATTTTCTGGAATTAAGCAAATATTTGTGACAAGAGCAGACGCTATTCACTCCATACAAATTGAGTATGATCGTAATGGACAATCCGTTTGGTCCATAAAACATGGAGGAAACGCAGGCTCTTTCACACACCGG ATAAAACTGGAGTACCCTCATGAAGTGCTGAATTGCCTGTCCGGGTACTATGGTCCAGTGAGTTCAGACGGTAAATCAAAAGTACTAAAGTCATTAACATTTTATACAAGCAGAGGGAAGTATGGTCCATTTGGTGAGGAAGTTGGAACATATTTCACTTCAACAACAACAGAGGGAAAGGTGGTTGGTTTCCATGGAAGGAGCAGCAACTACTTGGATGCCATTGGAGTCCATATGCAGCATTGGCTTGGAAATAACCAAAGAACCACCCGttcttttttcaagtttttgaaTTAA